In Flavobacterium endoglycinae, one DNA window encodes the following:
- a CDS encoding dihydroorotase, with protein MNRILIKNAKIVNEGSIFEGDVLIENDLIVEVSDSISLKTSDCIVIDAEGNYLMPGAIDDQVHFREPGLTHKGDIESESRAAVAGGITSFIEQPNTVPNAVTQEILEDKYQIASQKSFANYSFMMGATNDNLEEVLKTNPKNVAGIKIFLGSSTGNMLVDNEATLERIFSSTPMLIAVHCEDETTIQNNLAEFKEKYGDDIPVTAHNLIRSAEACYISSSKAVALAKKTGARLHIFHLSTAKEMELFTNKIPLEDKKITAEVCVHHLWFTDEDYKTKGNFIKWNPAVKTAADRKALWEALNDGRIDVIATDHAPHTKEEKQQLYLKAPSGGPLVQHAVVAMFEAHHQGKISVEKIVEKMCHNPAKIFKIEKRGFIKEGYYADLVIVNPSLPWSVNSDNILYKCGWSPFEGTTFKSRITHTFINGELVYNNFKIKDIRAGKRLLFDR; from the coding sequence ATGAATAGGATTTTAATAAAAAACGCCAAAATAGTAAACGAAGGTTCTATTTTTGAAGGCGACGTTCTGATAGAAAACGACTTAATTGTTGAGGTTTCAGACAGTATAAGTTTAAAAACATCTGATTGTATTGTAATCGATGCCGAAGGAAATTATTTAATGCCGGGAGCAATTGATGATCAAGTGCATTTTAGAGAGCCTGGATTAACTCATAAAGGAGATATTGAATCAGAATCGAGAGCGGCAGTTGCAGGAGGAATCACTTCTTTCATTGAACAGCCCAATACGGTTCCTAATGCGGTTACGCAGGAAATATTAGAAGATAAATATCAAATTGCTTCTCAAAAATCATTTGCGAATTATTCGTTTATGATGGGAGCAACTAATGATAATTTGGAAGAAGTTTTAAAAACCAATCCGAAAAATGTAGCTGGAATTAAAATTTTCTTAGGTTCTTCAACCGGAAATATGCTGGTAGACAATGAAGCAACTTTAGAAAGAATTTTTTCAAGTACACCAATGTTAATTGCGGTACATTGTGAAGACGAAACTACAATTCAGAATAATTTAGCCGAATTCAAAGAAAAGTACGGAGATGATATTCCAGTAACAGCACATAATTTAATTAGAAGTGCAGAAGCGTGTTATATTTCATCTTCAAAAGCAGTGGCGCTGGCTAAAAAAACAGGAGCGAGACTTCATATTTTTCATCTTTCAACGGCTAAAGAAATGGAATTGTTTACCAATAAAATTCCATTAGAAGATAAAAAAATCACAGCTGAAGTATGTGTGCACCATCTTTGGTTTACGGATGAAGATTATAAAACAAAAGGAAATTTCATTAAATGGAATCCGGCTGTAAAAACAGCTGCAGACCGTAAAGCGCTTTGGGAAGCTTTAAATGACGGACGTATTGATGTTATTGCAACCGATCATGCGCCTCATACGAAAGAAGAAAAACAACAATTGTATCTAAAAGCTCCATCTGGAGGTCCGCTTGTACAGCACGCAGTTGTGGCGATGTTTGAAGCACATCATCAAGGGAAAATCAGCGTGGAGAAAATTGTAGAGAAAATGTGCCACAATCCAGCTAAAATTTTCAAAATCGAAAAACGCGGTTTTATCAAAGAAGGGTATTATGCTGATTTAGTAATTGTGAATCCAAGTCTGCCTTGGAGTGTAAACTCTGATAATATTTTATACAAATGCGGCTGGTCTCCATTTGA